The genomic segment GATGATACAAGAGGGCAGTTTTGTAAAAGCAACAGGAAGAATTGCTCAGATACCCGTGAGTGAGGCTTACTTGGGTCGTGTTGTAAATGCTCTGGCTAAACCTATTGATGGGAAAGGCGAAATTATAGCTTCCGAATCTCGCTTAATTGAATCTCCTGCTCCAAGTATAATTTCCAGGCGTTCCGTATACGAACCTCTTCAAACAGGGCTTATTGCTATCGATTCGATGATTCCTATAGGGCGCGGTCAGCGAGAGTTAATTATTGGGGACAGACAGACTGGCAAAACAGCAGTAGCTACAGATACAATTCTCAATCAAAAAGGGCaaggtgtaatatgtgtttatgtAGCTATCGGTCAAAGAGCATCCTCCGTAGCTCAAGTAGTAACTACTTTCCATGAGGAGGGGGCCATGGAATACACTATTGTAGTAGCTGAAATGGCGGATTCACCTGCTACATTACAATACCTCGCTCCTTATACGGGAGCAGCCCTGGCTGAGTATTTTATGTACCGCGAACGGCATACTTTAATAATTTATGATGATCTCTCCAAACAGGCACAAGCTTATCGCCAAATGTCCCTTCTATTAAGAAGACCTCCCGGCCGTGAGGCTTATCCAGGGGATGTTTTTTATTTGCATTCACGCCTTTTAGAAAGAGCCGCTAAATTAAATTCTCTTTTAGGCGAAGGAAGTATGACCGCTTTACCAATAGTTGAGACTCAATCTGGAGACGTTTCCGCCTATATTCCTACTAATGTAATCTCCATTACAGATGGACAAATATTCTTATCGGCGGATCTATTCAATGCCGGAATTCGACCCGCTATTAATGTGGGTATTTCTGTTTCCAGAGTAGGATCCGCGGCTCAAATTAAAGCCATGAAACAAGTAGCTGGCAAATCAAAATTGGAACTAGCTCAATTCGCAGAGTTACAAGCCTTTGCACAATTCGCCTCTGCTCTCGATAAAACAAGTCAGAATCAATTGGCAAGGGGTCGACGATTAAGGGAATTGCTTAAACAATCCCAGGCAAATCCTCTCCCAGTGGAAGAGCAGATAGCTACTATTTATACCGGAACAAGAGGATATCTTGATTCGTTAGAAATCGAACAGGTAAATAAATTTCTGGATGAGTTACGTAAACACCTAAAAGATACTAAACCTCAATTCCAAGAAATTATATCTTCTAGCAAGACATTCACCGAGCAAGCGGAAATCCTTTTGAAGGAAGCTATTCAGGAACAGCTGGAACGGTTTTCCCTTCAGTAACAAATAAATTTGGCATATCTACTCTTGTTATTTTGCATGTCTACTCTTGTTATTTGAATCATGCAaaaaagttttctttgtttttagttTAGTATAGTTATTTAAAGAATAGATAGAAATAAGATTGCGTCCAATAGGATTTGAACCTATACCAAAGGTTTAGAAGACCTCTGTCCTATCCATTAGACAATGGACGCTTTTCTTTCgtattttattctttcttttattctttcttttatttgttgtcttcttccgagAAAAAACTGTTAGACCAAAACTCTTTTAGGAAATCAAAAAATCCAGATACAAATGGATGATGTATATATCATGCATATATCATTAAAGAAGGAGTATGGGGCCGGTAGTGGGAATCGAACCCGCAACCCCAAGGTTATGAGACTTATGAGCTACCAAACTGCTCTATACTCTTAAACTAAAGAGGGGTAACTAGTGGATAAAAGAGGGTTCGATACGTCCCTCTACCATATCTATACAAATAGAATAGTCCATTTATACAGAATGGTAAAGAGGGCTCCTCTATGATTATCAATTCCAGAAATCCATACAAATACGAAAGGGTATTTTATCCTTACCAACTGGATCTTGTTGCACCCGGTAATAAACATTCATAAACCATTTCTCGAAGTACGTGTCCGGATAGCCCAAAATGTCGATAGTTAGCTCTAGGTCTTCCGGTCAAAAAACAACGTCGATGAAGGCGTGTAGGTGCACTATTACGCGGTAGGGATTGcaatttttctcgcattttcgttttTTCACTCAAACTCAAGGGAGAAACTTTGCTTCTTATCTTTTTTTTTAAAGATTGACgaatcaaatgatatttctgttctAATTTCTGCCGCTTCTTCTCCCTCTGAATCAAACTCTTTTTTGCCATAATGTGCCGTTGCTATTATTATCAAGTATACGGTTCTAATCCTAGatggaaaaataaatagaaaaagaaatttaAGAAGGCGGATCCTCCCTCTCTATCAAGAGTAATGAACTAGGTGCTGATACAGTACAAAAAAACAAACTAAATTAACCAAACTTGCCTGATGTTGAGGCAATCAAGAAAGCTGCATAAGTGAATATATAACCCACGGAAAAGTGAGCTAATCCAACCAATCTTGCTTGCACAATGGAAAGAGCCACAGGCTTATCTCTCCAGCGAATTAAATTAGCTAAAGGTGTGCGTTCATGAGCCCATGCTAAAGTCTCAATTAATTCCTGCCAATACCCCCGCCAAGAAATTAAGAACATAAATCCAGTAGCCCAAACAAGATGTCCAAATAAGAACATCCAAGCCCATACCGATAAACTATTCATCCCAAAAGGATTATATCCATTGATAAGTTGTGAAGAGTTTAACCATAGGTAATCTCTTAACCATCCCATCAAATAAgtggaggattcattaaattgtgAAACGTTGCCCTGCCATAATGTGATATGTTTCCAATGCCAATAAAAAGTAACCCACCCAATGGTATTTAACATCCAGAAAACTGCCAAATAAAATGCGTCCCAAGCAGAAATATCACAAGTACCGCCGCGCCCTGGGCCGTCACAAGGAAAACTATACCCAAAATCCTTTTTATCCGGCATTAATTTGGAACCGCGTGCGTCTAAAGCGCCCTTTACTAAAATCAATGTAGTTGTATGCAAACCTAGAGCAATAGCATGATGAACCAAGAAATCCCCAGGTCCTATTGTTAAGAAAAGCGAATTACTATTCTCATTAACAGCATTCAACCATCCGGGCAACCATAGGCTTCGACCCGCATTGAAAGCGGggccattcgttgaagataagagtATATCGAACCCATATGTCGTCTTGCCATGAGCAGATTGTATCCATTGGGCAAATATAGGTTCGATCAAGATTTGCTTTTCTGGAGTACCAAAAGCAAGCATGACGTCGTTATGAACATAAAGGCCCAAGGTATGGAATCCTAGAAAGAGGCTAGCCCAACTTAAATGAGATATGATAGCTTCTTTATGGTCTAACATTCTTGCCAATACATTATCCTCATTCTGTTCCGGATTGTAATCCCTAATGAAAAAAATAGCTCCATGAGCAAAAGCCCCTGTCATGATGAACCCCGCAATATATTGGTGATGAGTATATAAAGCAGCTTGAGTAGTAAAGTCTTGTGCTATGAATGCATAAGGAGGTAAAGAGTACATATGTTGAGCTACTAAGGAAGTAATAACCCCTAAAGAAGCTAGAGCAAGACCTAACTGAAAATGAATCGAATTGTTGATTGTGTCATAAAGGCCCTTATGCCCACGCCCTAATCGACCCCCCGGAGGAGTATGCGCTTCTAAAAGATCTTTAATACTGTGCCCAATTCCGAAGTTAGTTCGATACATGTGACCGGCAATGAGAAAAATAAATGCAATAGCTAAATGATGGTGAGCCATATCAGTCAGCCACAAACTTTGTGTTTGTGGATGGAATCCCCCAAGAAGAGTTAGAATGGCAGTTCCCGCTCCTTGAGCGGTACCAAATAAATGATTACTCGAATCAGGGTTTTGGGCATAAAGATTCCACTGACCCGTCAAAAGGGGTCCCAACCCCTGGGGATAGGGTAATACATCTAAGAAATTATTCCATCGAACGTACTCCCCCCTGGATGCGGGAATAGCAACATGAACTAAATGTCCTGTCCAAGCCAAAGAACTTACCCCGAAAAGTCCTGACAAATGATGATTGAGACGAGATTCCGCGTTTTTGAACCACGAAAGGCTTGGTTTCCATTTGGGTTGTAGATGTAACCAACTCGCTATTAAGGACAGCgtagaaagaaataatagaaaaagagcTCCAGTATAAAGATCTTCATTGGTGCGTAATCCTATTGTATACCACCACTGATAAACCCCAGAATAAGCAATATTCACTGGACCAGCAGCACCTCCTCGAGTAAAGGCTTCCACAGCGGGTTGACCAAAATGAGGATCCCAAATCGCATGAGCAATAGGTCTTACGTGTAAAGGATCCTGTATCCATGATTCAAAATTTCCTTGCCAAGCTACATGAAACAGATTTCCGGACGTCCATAGAAAGATTATTGCTAATTGCCCAAAGTGAGAAGCAAAAATGTTCTGATAAAGACGTTCTTCAgtaatatcatcatgactttcgaAATCATGTGCGGTAGCAATACCAAACCAAATACGACGAGTAGTGGGGTCCTGAGCTAAGCCTTGGCTAAACCTGGGAAATCTTAATTCCATAATGCCTTTCAAATCCTCCTAGCCACTATCCTACTGCAATAATTCTCGCTAAGAAGAATGCCCATGTCGTGGCAATTCCACCCAGAAGGTAATGGGTTACTCCTACAGCACGTCCTTGTATAATGCTCAAGGCTCTAGGCTGAgtagcaggagcaacttttaattTGTTATGAGCCCAAACGATAGATTCAATGAGTTCTTGCCAATAACCACGGCCGCTGAATAAAAACATTAAACTGAAGGCCCAGACAAAATGAGCACCTAAGAAAAAAAGACCATATGCAGATAATGAAGAACCATAAGACTGAATGACTTGCGATGCCTGTGCCCACAAGAAATCTCGAAGCCACCCATTAATCGTAATGGAACTCTGTGCAAAGTTTCCCCCTGTAATATGAGTTACCACCCCTTGAtcacttatggtaccccaaacatCCGACTGCATTTTCCAACTGAAATGGAAAATGACTACCGAAATTGCATTGTACATCCAGAATAAACCTAAGAAAACATGATCCCaagcagatacttgacatgttccCCCTCGGCCAGGCCCATCGCAAGGAAAGCGAAAACCTAGATTTGCTTTATCGGGTATCAAACGGGAACTCCGAGCAAATAAAACACCTTTCAAAAGTATTAATACAGTCACATGTATGGTAAATGCATGAATGTGATGGACTAAAAAATCTGCGGTTCCTAATGGAATCGGTAACAAAGCCACTTTGCCACCTACTGCTACTAACTCGCCGCCTCCCCACGttaagctagtacttgttgttgcACCAGGAGCTGTTACGCCAGGCGCAGTAGCATGGATATTTTGTACCCATTGAGCAAAGATAGGTTGTAATTGTATGGCGGTATCCGAAAACATATCTTGTGGACGGCCTAAAGCACTCATGGTATCATTATGAATGTACAAGCCAAAACTGTGAAAACCTAGAAATATACATACCCAGTTAAGGTGGGATATGATTGCATCGCGGTGTCTAAGGACGCGATCTAATAGATCGTTGTATCGAGTAGTTGGATCATAGTCTCTTACCATAAAAATTGCTGCATGTGCAGCAGCACCGACTATTAGAAATCCGCCAATCCACATGTGGTGTGTGAACAAGGAAAGTTGTGTACCATAGTCAGTAGCTAGGTATGGATAGGGAGGCATAGAATACATATGATGAGCTACAACAATGGTTGTAGAGCCTAGCATAGCTAGGTTAAGAGATAATTGAGCATGCCATGACGTTGTTAAGATTTCATAAAGACCCTTATGGCCTTGTCCTGTAAATGGGCCCTTGTGAGCCTCCAAAATATCTTTAAGTCCATGGCCAATACCCCAGTTGGTCCTATACATATGACCTGCGATTAGGAAAAGAATAGCAATAGCTAAATGATGGTGTGCAATATCGGTCAGCCAGAGACCACCGGTTACTGGATCTAGTCCTCCACGAAAAGTCAGAAATTCTGCGTATTTGGACCAATTTAAAGTGAAAAAAGGGGTTGCTCCTTCGGCAAAACTAGGATAAAGTTGAGCCAAAAGGTCCCGATTCAAGATAAATTCATGAGGAAGTGGTATCTCTTTAGGATCCACCCCAGCGTCAAGAAATTGGTTAATTGGTAAAGATACATGAATTTGGTGTCCCGCCCAAGAAAGAGACCCAAGTCCTAATAATCCCGCTAAGTGGTGATTCAACATGGATTCTACATCTTGGAACCAGGCCAATTTGGGAGCGGCTTTGTGATAATGGAACCAACCAGCAAAAAGCATTAACGCTGCAAAAACCAATGCACCAATTGCAGTACAATAGAGTTGTAATTCACTAGTTATTCCAGATGCTCGCCAAAGCTGAAAAAAACCAGAGGTTATTTGGATTCCTCGGAAACCCCCACCTACATCACCATTCAATATTTCTTGCCCTACTATAGGCCAAACTACCTGAGCACTGGGTCCAATGTGAGTAGGATCACTTAGCCATGCTTCATAATTGGAAAAACGGGCACCATGAAAGTACATGCCACTCAACCAAAGAAAGATAATGGAAAGTTGCCCGAAATGAGCACTAAAAACTTTTCTAGAAATCTCCTCCAAATCACCAGTATGACTATCGAAATCGTGAGCATCAGCATGTAGGTTCCAGATCCAAGTGGTAGTATCAGGGCCCTTAGCTAGTGTTCTTGAGAAATGGCCGGGTCTCGCCCATTCCTCAAAAGATGTTTTTACAGGATCCCTATCCACAACAATTTTTACTTCTGGTTCCGGCGAACGAATAATCATTAACTCCTCCTCTTTCCGGACAAGACATACAAAGAGACCCGCCAACTGTCTTTTTTTTTAGTGAATCTTTGAAAGATAGATTTTGAAAGATAGATTTTGAAAGATAGATATTGTGATTAGTTCTTTTCTTTACTATACTACCACCCTTCTTTTTTTTTAGTTATTCACTGGAGCAATTATATATTAAAGTCAATCCGAGGCAAGTGTTCGGATCTATTATGACATAAAGGTTAGGTGCCTAACGGACATTGTTTATCTTGAAAAAACAAATATTTCTCGGCgtaagaaaaaatcttttttattttaaatttaagaaACTAGTGTATTTTTTTTTAGGGCATAAGCTCCTATCTATATctactttccttgagcataatatagggttttttattttttatttgattctaAATTCCAAGATAACTCATTAGAATTATTAATAAGATGGTTCTAATATATTAGCAATATTTAGATTGGCCCCCTTTTTTTTATTCACTTTATTACTTCTATTCTAGACCCTATCCCTATGGTTTATTCTTATGAAATATCTTATAAAATAGAAGGTATAAGAAATGGATataatgaaattcttgattcgATCTTACGACCTAATTTATTTGATTAATGGATCAACAACCAAACCATCCATTTTAGGAAAAAAAAGGAGCATGGTCTTATTCAAATTCAAAGCGCTTCGTAATCTTCAACCAGTTTTGTGCTTCAATATAATTTCCCGGAGTAAGCGCTATAGCTTGTTTCCAATATTCAGCAGCTTGATCAAACCAAGCTTCCGCAATTTCCGAATCACCCTCTAGAATGGCCTGTTCTCCTCGGTCGGAATAGGCAGTTCCTTCCCTTAGAACCGTACTTGAGAGTTTCCTACCTCATACGGCTCAGAAATTGCTATCTTAATTTCCCCTATCTTAACTGAATTCGATTTATCAAAAATCGATCCAATTTGTTCTTGTGTTAAGCAGAAGAAATTAATTACCTAAGTTTCAAACCCTAATTTTTCTCAATAATTAGTTTGATCTTTTTTCCCACCTTCAGAAGAATGAAGCATAGATAGATATAGAGCCTTCGTTCAAATTTTCTGAAAGgtaactatcccggtttcatatatGAAATCTCTATAGAATCCTTGAAAAAGACTTTTTTccataagaaagaaaaaagaacttACTATCTTTGGGATCTGATACTACACCGCTGCTTAATCCCTTAGTGGATCGGCTCTATTACATAAGCGGATTCCTAAATTTTGCCCCATATCATGGGATAAGTAAGCAGTTTTTTTTAGTTGTATCGACCCAGTCGCTCACTAATTGATCTTTACGGTGCTTTCTCTATCAATTTGAGAAACTTTATCCATAGAGTAGTAGTATAGGCCATACTTTCTTCGTTTTTTGATTCTCGTGAAGTGTCCTTCCTTCCTACAGCTGATAGGGAAAAATCGTTGTTTTTACGATCCCTATGTAGAAAGCCCTTTTTTCCAGTATTTACTAGAAAATTTGatcctctctttttttgtctttCTATAGTGGAGATAGTCGCACGTAATGACAGATCACGGCCATATTATTAAAAGCTTGCGGTAAGAAGGGGTTTCGTTCTAGTGCCCGGAAATAATATTCCAAAGCCTTTGTATGCTCTCCATTGCTTGTGTGTATAAGGCCTATGTTATAGAGTATATAACTTCGATCATAGGGATCGATTTCTAGTCGCGTAGCTTCATAATAATTTTGCAAAGCTTCCGCATAATTTCCTTCGGATTGAGCCAACATCCGTTACGGTCGTTCATTCTATTCAAAAAATCTCCGTTCCAAAACCGTACATGAGGTTTTCATCTCATACGGCTCCTCCCTTCTGTACATAATAGTACTAAGCGAAATAATCTTAATCTATAGAATCAAAATAGAATTAGTCCCGTCTCATTATGAACCGAAAGGGGCTGGTATTTTTCCAAGAAATCTCTAGCCAACCTTCCCACAAGAGGTTTTTCTTAACAccaatgaattctattaatgctaGAGGAAAACGATAGCTCCAATAATTTCTTTGTTCTCAACGCCTCCTATTTAGAGGAATTAGCTACTTCAACGATCTTTGATGGTTATAGGGGTATCCAAAGTACAAACCTGATGGTTGTTTGTTATCCCAACCATTCTTCCCAGCCCTGATACCGATCAGGAAAGGGGTAATTTCTACCAAAGTTTTTCTCTTGTTGATTCCTATTTCTAGGTGTAGTGCTTTTCTCCCCTATGCTGCCTACGGATACTAATAGAGTGGCCTGTAATCCATACCATACCATATCCTGTAGGTGTAACCTTTCGCTCAATACTCAAATCTACAATTGAAGTATCTGAAGCCGCATCAATCGAGGATACACGACGGAAGGAATTGTTAGTTCGCCTCACCTTCCCGAAGCGTGGGTTTGCTTGCTTTACAAATTTGGTTCTCTCTATGCCAACCCCTTTTCTTTTTCCTAAGACTGAGGTATAGGTAGGtctaaaaaaaagcaaaaaaaaaaagagtcaAATCGCACCATCTCTATAATAAGTAAATGCCTTTTTTTCTCCTGAGGTTGTCGGAATTATTCGCAATAAAATATTGGCTATAATTGAGAAGGTCTTATCAATGAAATTTCCATTTACACGGGATCTAGGCATAATTCCCAAGCCATTCTAtatagaattgttttcattcctTCACAAAATAACATAAAAACAAACACATTCGATTCTTATAATTATAAATAGATTGATCCATATGCTCTAAATCCATATGTTTTAAATGGATAAGAGAGATATGGATTTTCCGCTCAGCTCAAATTGTATCCTTTTCCTTctgcttggacacgaagagatatgCAATATTTGACTAAGACTGGATTTCATTCCACTTTCCTATTTCTGAACAACAACTTATGTCATCAACTATTTCGTGTTTTCAAAGTTATTAATTGTCTCATACTCTATTTTTGATTTCAATGGTGTAGCGTATCTTATGCAAACGGAATTCTAAGGtttctttattttattatgcAATAAGAAGAATTCTTGCATTCTCTTTTTCTTTAGTTGCGGGAAAACCTAAATTAAAACTTTTATTTTATAGCGAGCGCAATTTCTAGTAAAAAATCCTGTATCCTTCCACCTAGATCAAAAGGAATTTTTCCAATAGAACTAGGGAACCCCCGAGCGGTTGCGGTTGTACCTGTACTGCAGGAATAAGAAAACTCGCTATTCACTCAGTTTATTTTCCATAATAAGTTATGTAGGAAAGATGGCCGAGCGGTTCAAGGCGTAGCATTGGAACTGCTATGTAGACTTTTGTTTaccgagggttcgaatccctctctttccgtttttctTAATTCATCAACGTTAAGGATCACAATGTATCAAATCAAATAGCAATTTATTCCAGTAATAATATCTTATATTatcttatttttatttaatagaaaTTAAAAATTCTCTATAGCAAATTACTGTGGTATGTAAACATAGAGGAAAAAAGCAAAAAGGATCCTAATCCTAGGGTTAATCAATTTTAGCTAGTTGATGGGAAAATACGAATTAATGGTAATGGTCTTAGGGCTATTTAGTTCGGGGAAAGGGGAAGGGGAAGAAAATTCTATGAACCTTTCCTTTTTTCATTAAGTTCAAGTCTGACGAGAGTAATATTCTACAACTAACAACTCATTTATTTTGAGACCGACCCACTTCCTATCTAGGATTTTATTTACTAGTCCTTTATATTCCAATGTGTCAATCGTCAAATGGCTTGGCAATTTCCCCGGGTCCGATGAAGCAATATAATTTTGAACCAGACCTTTTGATCTTTGGTTATCTTTCGTAGTAATAATATCTCGGGGTTTGCAACGAAAACTTGGTATATTGACTATACGGCCAttaactaaaatatgtctatggttGACTAATTGGCGGGCCCCAGGAATGGTTGAAGCCATACCCAATCGAAAAAGGATATTATCCAAACGCATTTCAAGTAATTGTAGTAAAACCTGGCCTGTTGACCTTTTTGCTTTTCCAGCGATATGTACATATCTAAGTAATTGTCGTTCTGTCAGACCATAATGAAAACGCAATTTCTGTTTTTCTTGAAGACGAATACGATATTGCTCCTTTTTCCCAgaattgaatttttttttaagATTACTTCCGGATTTAGGTGTTTTTCTAGTGAGTCCTGGTAAAGCTCCCAAACGGCGTATTTTTTTTAAACGAGGTCCTCGATAACGGGACATGAAGACTCCTTTTTTTTATTGAAATTTCATTTTACACAATTAATTTCATTGTATTTACATTACAGAATACATCGAAATTAAAACTGAATTAAACTACAGGATAAACAGAGTAAAATCAACTAAAGTaccacaaaaaatggaatttcatcaaaatctgtattttttgtatttttt from the Hordeum vulgare subsp. vulgare unplaced genomic scaffold, MorexV3_pseudomolecules_assembly, whole genome shotgun sequence genome contains:
- the LOC123423269 gene encoding ATP synthase subunit alpha, chloroplastic, yielding MATLRVDEIHKILRERIEQYNRKVGIENIGRVVQVGDGIARIIGLGEIMSGELVQFAEGTRGIALNLESKNVGIVLMGDGLMIQEGSFVKATGRIAQIPVSEAYLGRVVNALAKPIDGKGEIIASESRLIESPAPSIISRRSVYEPLQTGLIAIDSMIPIGRGQRELIIGDRQTGKTAVATDTILNQKGQGVICVYVAIGQRASSVAQVVTTFHEEGAMEYTIVVAEMADSPATLQYLAPYTGAALAEYFMYRERHTLIIYDDLSKQAQAYRQMSLLLRRPPGREAYPGDVFYLHSRLLERAAKLNSLLGEGSMTALPIVETQSGDVSAYIPTNVISITDGQIFLSADLFNAGIRPAINVGISVSRVGSAAQIKAMKQVAGKSKLELAQFAELQAFAQFASALDKTSQNQLARGRRLRELLKQSQANPLPVEEQIATIYTGTRGYLDSLEIEQVNKFLDELRKHLKDTKPQFQEIISSSKTFTEQAEILLKEAIQEQLERFSLQ
- the LOC123423268 gene encoding photosystem I P700 chlorophyll a apoprotein A2, coding for MELRFPRFSQGLAQDPTTRRIWFGIATAHDFESHDDITEERLYQNIFASHFGQLAIIFLWTSGNLFHVAWQGNFESWIQDPLHVRPIAHAIWDPHFGQPAVEAFTRGGAAGPVNIAYSGVYQWWYTIGLRTNEDLYTGALFLLFLSTLSLIASWLHLQPKWKPSLSWFKNAESRLNHHLSGLFGVSSLAWTGHLVHVAIPASRGEYVRWNNFLDVLPYPQGLGPLLTGQWNLYAQNPDSSNHLFGTAQGAGTAILTLLGGFHPQTQSLWLTDMAHHHLAIAFIFLIAGHMYRTNFGIGHSIKDLLEAHTPPGGRLGRGHKGLYDTINNSIHFQLGLALASLGVITSLVAQHMYSLPPYAFIAQDFTTQAALYTHHQYIAGFIMTGAFAHGAIFFIRDYNPEQNEDNVLARMLDHKEAIISHLSWASLFLGFHTLGLYVHNDVMLAFGTPEKQILIEPIFAQWIQSAHGKTTYGFDILLSSTNGPAFNAGRSLWLPGWLNAVNENSNSLFLTIGPGDFLVHHAIALGLHTTTLILVKGALDARGSKLMPDKKDFGYSFPCDGPGRGGTCDISAWDAFYLAVFWMLNTIGWVTFYWHWKHITLWQGNVSQFNESSTYLMGWLRDYLWLNSSQLINGYNPFGMNSLSVWAWMFLFGHLVWATGFMFLISWRGYWQELIETLAWAHERTPLANLIRWRDKPVALSIVQARLVGLAHFSVGYIFTYAAFLIASTSGKFG
- the LOC123423267 gene encoding photosystem I P700 chlorophyll a apoprotein A1, with product MIIRSPEPEVKIVVDRDPVKTSFEEWARPGHFSRTLAKGPDTTTWIWNLHADAHDFDSHTGDLEEISRKVFSAHFGQLSIIFLWLSGMYFHGARFSNYEAWLSDPTHIGPSAQVVWPIVGQEILNGDVGGGFRGIQITSGFFQLWRASGITSELQLYCTAIGALVFAALMLFAGWFHYHKAAPKLAWFQDVESMLNHHLAGLLGLGSLSWAGHQIHVSLPINQFLDAGVDPKEIPLPHEFILNRDLLAQLYPSFAEGATPFFTLNWSKYAEFLTFRGGLDPVTGGLWLTDIAHHHLAIAILFLIAGHMYRTNWGIGHGLKDILEAHKGPFTGQGHKGLYEILTTSWHAQLSLNLAMLGSTTIVVAHHMYSMPPYPYLATDYGTQLSLFTHHMWIGGFLIVGAAAHAAIFMVRDYDPTTRYNDLLDRVLRHRDAIISHLNWVCIFLGFHSFGLYIHNDTMSALGRPQDMFSDTAIQLQPIFAQWVQNIHATAPGVTAPGATTSTSLTWGGGELVAVGGKVALLPIPLGTADFLVHHIHAFTIHVTVLILLKGVLFARSSRLIPDKANLGFRFPCDGPGRGGTCQVSAWDHVFLGLFWMYNAISVVIFHFSWKMQSDVWGTISDQGVVTHITGGNFAQSSITINGWLRDFLWAQASQVIQSYGSSLSAYGLFFLGAHFVWAFSLMFLFSGRGYWQELIESIVWAHNKLKVAPATQPRALSIIQGRAVGVTHYLLGGIATTWAFFLARIIAVG
- the LOC123423274 gene encoding photosystem I assembly protein Ycf3; its protein translation is MPRSRVNGNFIDKTFSIIANILLRIIPTTSGEKKAFTYYRDGMLAQSEGNYAEALQNYYEATRLEIDPYDRSYILYNIGLIHTSNGEHTKALEYYFRALERNPFLPQAFNNMAVICHYRGEQAILEGDSEIAEAWFDQAAEYWKQAIALTPGNYIEAQNWLKITKRFEFE